One part of the Tachysurus vachellii isolate PV-2020 chromosome 6, HZAU_Pvac_v1, whole genome shotgun sequence genome encodes these proteins:
- the khdrbs1a gene encoding KH domain-containing, RNA-binding, signal transduction-associated protein 1a, with amino-acid sequence MDANRNNNPKGKKANSSSSTTDPSMESESKYLPELLAEKDSLDASFTHAMKLLTAEIERIQKGEPKKDGETYLDLFTTKNVRVKERVLIPVKQYPRFNFVGKILGPQGSTIKRLQEDTGAKISVLGKGSMRDKNKEEELRKGGEPKYAHLSMELHVYIEVFAPIPECYMRMAHAMDEVKKFLMPVDNMDEMHQDPFMDVGYLNGAQDAPTRGRGGPGRGRGGPPPPMLGARGRGMLQRGGAPRGGAPRGGPGRGGAARGAPVGRGGHPSASSNRGGAAGRSRPPTASQRMTPASALSHQQHQAPESYEEYSYDESYTETPYEGYENYYNQSAPQGETEYYDYGHGEAQENYESYAEDDWEGAAWGSGGKAPPARQNKGNYREHPYGRF; translated from the exons ATGGACGCCAACCGTAACAATAACCCCAAGGGAAAGAAAGCTAACAGTAGCAGCAGCACTACTGATCCCAGCATGGAGAGTGAGAGTAAATATCTGCCTGAGCTGCTGGCGGAGAAAGACAGCCTGGATGCGTCGTTCACTCACGCCATGAAACTGCTCACTGCAG AAATCGAAAGGATTCAGAAAGGCGAGCCAAAAAAAGATGGAGAAACGTATCTGGACCTGTTCACCACCAAAAATGTGCGGGTGAAGGAACGGGTGCTTATTCCTGTAAAACAGTATCCTCGG TTCAACTTTGTGGGAAAGATTCTTGGACCCCAGGGCAGCACCATTAAAAGACTGCAAGAGGACACCGGAGCCAAGATTTCAGTCTTGGGCAAAGGCTCCATGAGAGACAAGAACAAg GAAGAAGAGCTGAGGAAGGGAGGGGAGCCCAAATACGCTCACCTGTCCATGGAGCTGCACGTGTACATTGAAGTGTTTGCGCCAATCCCTGAATGTTACATGCGCATGGCTCACGCTATGGACGAGGTCAAGAAGTTCCTCATGCCT GTAGACAACATGGACGAGATGCATCAGGATCCCTTCATGGATGTCGGGTATCTAAACGGCGCTCAAGACGCGCCCACTCGTGGCCGTGGAGGCCCTGGTCGGGGCCGCGGTGGCCCACCACCTCCCATGCTTGGAGCCAG GGGTCGTGGCATGCTCCAGCGTGGCGGTGCCCCTCGTGGCGGTGCCCCCAGGGGAGGCCCAGGAAGAGGTGGAGCAGCCAGAGGAGCACCTGTGGGCCGGGGTGGACATCCTTCTGCCTCCTCTAACCGCGGAGGTGCAGCAGGACGGTCCCGACCCCCCACTGCATCACAGAGGATGACACCTGCATCCGCGCTCTCTCACCAGCAGCATCAAGCACCAGAGTCGTACGAGGAATAC TCGTATGACGAGAGCTACACTGAAACTCCATACGAAGGTTATGAGAACTATTACAACCAGTCAGCACCACAGGG AGAAACTGAATACTACGACTATGGTCATGGGGAGGCTCAAGAAAACTATGAATCATACG CTGAGGACGATTGGGAAGGTGCTGCGTGGGGGAGTGGAGGAAAAGCTCCTCCTGCTCGCCAGAATAAAGGAAACTACCGCGAACATCCGTACGGAAGATTCTGA
- the LOC132846953 gene encoding CD276 antigen isoform X2, whose translation MMHGFGHHSAEIRKDSLRQTFFLIPIMLWSYVDALRVTIPVKNMAAAKGHSVVLGCEFFTDPGQKSDISSLVVTWQRKEDNRVVHSFYFEKDQLEKQDPLYHNRTALFVSGLTKGNASLRLENIRANDAGLYLCTVSINDDADKAELKLDYGALYTEPRLIVRVNSYGVLMQYEAMGFPAPEVKWKREHGEVLNNDIQTSVELNDEKGLYYVQSSYTASDTPLNVTFILRNQLFDQHLHRTISYAGVQNDCLNVTIALSVVSLLLILTAGTLVWIYCCKKKK comes from the exons ATGATGCATGGATTTGGACATCACAGTGCAGAAATCCGAAAGGATTCGTTAAGGCAAACCTTCTTTCTCATCCCCATCATGCTATGGTCATATGTAG ATGCTTTGAGAGTGACGATTCCAGTGAAGAACATGGCAGCAGCCAAAGGACACTCTGTGGTTCTGGGATGTGAGTTTTTCACTGATCCTGGACAAAAGTCAGATATTTCCAGCTTGGTGGTGACATGGCAGCGAAAGGAGGATAACCGAGTGGTCCACAGCTTCTATTTTGAGAAGGATCAGCTAGAAAAACAAGACCCTTTATACCATAACCGTACAGCGCTTTTTGTGAGCGGGCTGACCAAAGGAAATGCTTCATTGCGCTTAGAGAATATAAGAGCGAATGATGCAGGGCTTTACCTCTGCACCGTCAGCATTAACGACGATGCAGACAAAGCAGAATTAAAACTGGATTACGGAG CTCTCTACACCGAGCCGAGGTTAATCGTCAGAGTAAATTCCTATGGAGTTCTGATGCAGTACGAGGCGATGGGATTCCCAGCTCCGGAGGTTAAATGGAAAAGAGAACATGGCGAGGTCCTCAACAATGACATACAGACGTCTGTGGAATTAAATGATGAGAAAGGACTTTATTATGTCCAGAGCAGTTACACGGCATCAGACACTCCGCTCAACGTCACCTTCATACTCAGAAACCAGCTGTTTGATCAGCACCTGCATAGGACCATCAGCTACGCCG GTGTCCAAAACGACTGCTTAAATGTCACTATCGCTCTATCGGTCGTTTCCTTACTCCTCATTTTGACTGCAGGGACTTTGGTCTGGATTTACTGTtgcaagaagaaaaaataa
- the chp1 gene encoding calcineurin B homologous protein 1: protein MGSRASSLLREEDIEEIKKETGFSHSQITRLYSRFHSLDKGENGALSREDFQRIPELAINPLGDRIINAFFSEGEDQVNFRGFMRTLAHFRPVEDNEKNKDPNIEPLNSRNNKLLFAFRLYDLDRDDKISRDELLQVLRMMVGVNISDEQLGSIADRTIQEADTNGDMCISFSEFIKVLEKVDVEQKMSIRFLH, encoded by the exons atgGGGTCCAGAGCATCGTCACTTCTCAGGGAGGAGGACATTGAGGAAATTAAGAAGGAAACTGGAT tctcacacagtcAGATCACTCGGCTCTACAGCCGATTCCACAGCTTGGACAAGGGTGAGAACGGTGctctcag TCGTGAAGACTTCCAGAGAATTCCAGAGCTGGCCATCAACCCTCTTGGTGATCGGATAATCAACGCCTTCTTCTCAGAGGG AGAGGATCAGGTGAACTTCCGAGGCTTCATGAGGACGTTGGCCCACTTCCGGCCAGTCGAAGACAACGAGAAGAACAAGGACCCGAACATTGAGCCACTCAACAGCAGGAACAACAAACTGCTCT TTGCCTTCCGTCTCTATGACCTGGACCGAGATGATAAAATCTCTCGAGATGAACTACTCCAG gtgctGCGGATGATGGTCGGTGTGAATATTTCGGACGAGCAGTTGGGCAGCATCGCAGACCGGACCATCCAGGAGGCCGATACCAACGGAGACATGTGCATCTCCTTCAGCGAGTTCATCAAG GTGTTGGAGAAAGTTGACGTTGAGCAGAAGATGAGCATTCGCTTCCTGCACTAA